In the genome of Triticum urartu cultivar G1812 chromosome 5, Tu2.1, whole genome shotgun sequence, one region contains:
- the LOC125511249 gene encoding calmodulin-binding receptor-like cytoplasmic kinase 2 isoform X2 produces the protein MESSAARRQPSTSSSSMSSQQVSGFSGYSKAASDGYPYPSSSPDTSYRHRRQASSYSAPFSSQLSRSSTRSSSSSFKAAARGVAGVFGTCFVPRVRKAEAEQEREVSQVSRGSRSAGFHVSTDSGTEGAGLTAADIFRATSNFSEKNMVREGASCSVFKGKLRDGSQVAVKRARKLNGQYLSAELARELETLQKIEHQNLVRFLGFFEQRDETLIVVEYVDNGSLREHLDESRGTGLELAQRLNIAIDVAHAITYLHEYAERAVIHRDIRSSNVLLTGALAAKVAGFGLARVASDGEATQVTTQVVGTAGYLDPEYLGTLQLTDKSDVYSFGVLLVELVTGRPPIERRGGLEPRATTKWALQKFRGGDAVVAMDPRMRRSPASVAAVEGMLRLAEQCVMPARQDRPSMRRCNEALWTVRRDFHRRQEPRQDGPAAGGGVGDRSSEWVSR, from the exons ATGGagtcgtcggcggcgaggaggcagcCCAGCACGAGCAGCAGCAGCATGAGCAGCCAGCAGGTCTCGGGCTTCAGCGGCTACAGCAAGGCGGCCTCCGACGGGTACCCGTACCCCTCCTCCTCCCCGGACACCTCCTACCGGCACCGGCGGCAGGCCTCCTCGTACAGCGCGCCGTTCTCTTCCCAGCTGAGCCGGAGCTCCAcccgcagcagcagcagctcgtTCAAGGCCGCGGCGCGGGGCGTCGCCGGCGTGTTTGGCACCTGCTTCGTGCCCCGGGTCAGGAAGGCCGAGGCAGAGCAAGAACGGGAGGTCTCCCAGGTCTCTAGGGGAAGCAGGAGCGCAGGCTTCCATGTCTCCACGGATTCAG GGACAGAGGGTGCAGGGCTCACCGCTGCAGACATATTCAGAGCAACATCGAACTTCAGCGAGAAGAACATGGTGAGGGAGGGAGCTTCTTGCAGCGTCTTCAAAGGGAAGCTCAGGGACGGGTCCCAAGTTGCCGTCAAGCGTGCCAGAAAG TTAAACGGTCAGTATCTATCTGCTGAACTTGCCAGGGAGCTCGAAACGCTTCAGAAGATCGAGCACCAGAACTTGGTGAGGTTCCTCGGGTTCTTCGAGCAGAGAGACGAAACTCTGATCGTCGTCGAGTACGTCGACAATGGCTCCCTAAGGGAACACTTGGATG AGTCGCGCGGAACCGGGCTAGAACTTGCGCAGCGGCTCAACATCGCGATCGACGTGGCTCACGCTATCACCTACCTACACGAATACGCAG AACGGGCGGTGATCCACCGGGACATCCGGTCGTCGAACGTGCTGCTGACGGGCGCGCTGGCGGCGAAGGTGGCCGGGTTCGGGCTGGCTCGGGTGGCCAGCGACGGCGAGGCGACGCAGGTGACGACGCAGGTGGTGGGCACGGCCGGGTACCTGGACCCGGAGTACCTGGGCACGCTCCAGCTCACGGACAAGAGCGACGTCTACTCCTTCGGCGTCCTCCTCGTCGAGCTCGTCACCGGCCGGCCGCCCATCGAGCGCCGCGGCGGCCTCGAGCCCCGCGCCACCACCAAGTGGGCGCTGCAGAAGTTCCGGGGAGGCGACGCGGTGGTGGCCATGGACCCGAGGATGCGGCGGAGCCCGGCATcggtggcggcggtggaggggATGCTCCGGCTGGCCGAGCAGTGCGTCATGCCGGCGAGGCAGGACCGGCCGTCCATGCGGCGGTGCAACGAGGCGCTGTGGACCGTGCGAAGGGACTTCCACCGGAGGCAGGAGCCGCGGCAGGATGGGCCGGCCGCCGGCGGCGGCGTCGGAGACAGGAGCTCCGAGTGGGTTAGCCGATGA
- the LOC125511249 gene encoding calmodulin-binding receptor-like cytoplasmic kinase 2 isoform X1, with protein MESSAARRQPSTSSSSMSSQQVSGFSGYSKAASDGYPYPSSSPDTSYRHRRQASSYSAPFSSQLSRSSTRSSSSSFKAAARGVAGVFGTCFVPRVRKAEAEQEREVSQVSRGSRSAGFHVSTDSAGTEGAGLTAADIFRATSNFSEKNMVREGASCSVFKGKLRDGSQVAVKRARKLNGQYLSAELARELETLQKIEHQNLVRFLGFFEQRDETLIVVEYVDNGSLREHLDESRGTGLELAQRLNIAIDVAHAITYLHEYAERAVIHRDIRSSNVLLTGALAAKVAGFGLARVASDGEATQVTTQVVGTAGYLDPEYLGTLQLTDKSDVYSFGVLLVELVTGRPPIERRGGLEPRATTKWALQKFRGGDAVVAMDPRMRRSPASVAAVEGMLRLAEQCVMPARQDRPSMRRCNEALWTVRRDFHRRQEPRQDGPAAGGGVGDRSSEWVSR; from the exons ATGGagtcgtcggcggcgaggaggcagcCCAGCACGAGCAGCAGCAGCATGAGCAGCCAGCAGGTCTCGGGCTTCAGCGGCTACAGCAAGGCGGCCTCCGACGGGTACCCGTACCCCTCCTCCTCCCCGGACACCTCCTACCGGCACCGGCGGCAGGCCTCCTCGTACAGCGCGCCGTTCTCTTCCCAGCTGAGCCGGAGCTCCAcccgcagcagcagcagctcgtTCAAGGCCGCGGCGCGGGGCGTCGCCGGCGTGTTTGGCACCTGCTTCGTGCCCCGGGTCAGGAAGGCCGAGGCAGAGCAAGAACGGGAGGTCTCCCAGGTCTCTAGGGGAAGCAGGAGCGCAGGCTTCCATGTCTCCACGGATTCAG CAGGGACAGAGGGTGCAGGGCTCACCGCTGCAGACATATTCAGAGCAACATCGAACTTCAGCGAGAAGAACATGGTGAGGGAGGGAGCTTCTTGCAGCGTCTTCAAAGGGAAGCTCAGGGACGGGTCCCAAGTTGCCGTCAAGCGTGCCAGAAAG TTAAACGGTCAGTATCTATCTGCTGAACTTGCCAGGGAGCTCGAAACGCTTCAGAAGATCGAGCACCAGAACTTGGTGAGGTTCCTCGGGTTCTTCGAGCAGAGAGACGAAACTCTGATCGTCGTCGAGTACGTCGACAATGGCTCCCTAAGGGAACACTTGGATG AGTCGCGCGGAACCGGGCTAGAACTTGCGCAGCGGCTCAACATCGCGATCGACGTGGCTCACGCTATCACCTACCTACACGAATACGCAG AACGGGCGGTGATCCACCGGGACATCCGGTCGTCGAACGTGCTGCTGACGGGCGCGCTGGCGGCGAAGGTGGCCGGGTTCGGGCTGGCTCGGGTGGCCAGCGACGGCGAGGCGACGCAGGTGACGACGCAGGTGGTGGGCACGGCCGGGTACCTGGACCCGGAGTACCTGGGCACGCTCCAGCTCACGGACAAGAGCGACGTCTACTCCTTCGGCGTCCTCCTCGTCGAGCTCGTCACCGGCCGGCCGCCCATCGAGCGCCGCGGCGGCCTCGAGCCCCGCGCCACCACCAAGTGGGCGCTGCAGAAGTTCCGGGGAGGCGACGCGGTGGTGGCCATGGACCCGAGGATGCGGCGGAGCCCGGCATcggtggcggcggtggaggggATGCTCCGGCTGGCCGAGCAGTGCGTCATGCCGGCGAGGCAGGACCGGCCGTCCATGCGGCGGTGCAACGAGGCGCTGTGGACCGTGCGAAGGGACTTCCACCGGAGGCAGGAGCCGCGGCAGGATGGGCCGGCCGCCGGCGGCGGCGTCGGAGACAGGAGCTCCGAGTGGGTTAGCCGATGA
- the LOC125511250 gene encoding uncharacterized protein LOC125511250 — translation MATRRAPPQLIDDVTDEVLLRLPPDEPEHLFRAALVCKRWLRIICDPGFLRRYRASHGAPPLLGLLHRLQAIEGPPPARFASTTSMPDFPHPGGLRRALDCRHGRVLVHTAEDDGVDFLVWNPVTGHRRAVHGPDIDWFCLIESAVLLCAAHGCDHLDCHGGGPFRVVFAATPECKDTVFASVYSSEADEWSVPVCLDSGCESFVRYMERERLADHYYHTPYLQPRRGAVVGDGVYFTLSRGNAIVKYDLGKNRLSIVDPPCRDVYEVALMAMEDTSLGFACLQGSSLYVWSRKVDAEEPAEWVQCRVIELEKIIPVADHEKASIVVGSAEGVGVIFVSTDVGLFMINLNSGQPKKVDEPGVYFSVLPYMSFYTPDRGKMLSLARANRSPMCRTAVVRCIMDKPIIWSLLLLPFFGATTIKLVCFC, via the exons ATGGCGACGCGACGCGCGCCTCCGCAGCTGATCGACGACGTCACGGACGAGGtcctcctccgcctcccgccGGACGAGCCGGAGCACCTCTTCCGCGCGGCGCTCGTCTGCAAGCGGTGGCTCCGCATCATCTGCGACCCGGGCTTCCTCCGCCGCTACCGCGCCTCCCACGGCGCCCCTCCCCTCCTCGGCCTCCTCCACAGGCTCCAGGCGATCGAAGGTCCCCCGCCCGCCCGCTTCGCCTCCACCACCTCCATGCCGGACTTCCCCCACCCGGGCGGGCTCCGACGGGCCCTCGACTGCCGCCACGGCCGCGTCCTCGTCCACACGGCGGAGGACGACGGCGTCGACTTCCTCGTCTGGAACCCCGTCACGGGCCACCGCCGCGCCGTGCACGGGCCGGACATCGACTGGTTCTGCCTCATCGAGTCCGCGGTGCTGCTCTGCGCCGCCCACGGCTGCGACCACCTCGACTGCCACGGCGGGGGCCCCTTCCGCGTCGTCTTCGCCGCCACCCCTGAGTGCAAGGACACCGTGTTCGCGAGCGTGTACTCGTCGGAGGCGGATGAGTGGAGCGTGCCAGTATGCCTCGACAGCGGCTGTGAATCCTTTGTCCGGTACATGGAGCGAGAGAGACTCGCAGACCACTACTACCACACACCCTATCTCCAGCCTAGGCGAGGCGCCGTCGTCGGAGATGGAGTCTACTTCACGCTTAGCCGGGGCAACGCCATCGTCAAGTATGATCTGGGCAAGAATCGCCTGTCCATTGTCGACCCACCGTGCCGGGACGTGTACGAGGTTGCCCTCATGGCCATGGAGGACACTTCACTTGGCTTTGCCTGCCTCCAGGGCTCCAGCCTTTATGTGTGGTCAAGGAAGGTGGATGCTGAAGAACCTGCAGAGTGGGTACAGTGCAGGGTCATCGAGCTAGAGAAAATTATACCTGTTGCCGATCACGAGAAGGCGTCAATTGTTGTTGGGTCTGCAGAGGGTGTGGGTGTCATCTTCGTTAGCACGGATGTTGGCTTGTTTATGATCAACCTCAATTCCGGGCAGCCTAAGAAGGTTGACGAGCCTGGGGTCTACTTCAGCGTCCTACCCTACATGAGCTTCTACACTCCAG ATCGTGGCAAAATGTTGTCGCTGGCGAGGGCTAACCGATCTCCGATGTGCCGCACAGCAGTGGTGCGTTGCATAATGGACAAACCCATCATTTGGAGTCTGCTGCTGTTGCCCTTTTTTGGAGCTACAACTATCAAGCTGGTCTGTTTTTGCTGA
- the LOC125511251 gene encoding protein NLP9-like: protein MEPARSTTSAEGADICLNDLDNPSTQLAIDASSYPNIDLDNLDLDQLLLPSSPELAIDGSSSPNIDWAAALENIPLYIGPCPEPEVATIAPSSPSILPSDAETTMALASQGAMSRSDSDEQLHRDNTCLQVATIASRPLSPYVSAAPTFTSDATTSNSGAPLRLPSTSTTPSQGAGVKKNEEALALRLFFELTITLDSMLCKLECNRELLSSMLCKLECKVQLLCCMMHNLIVKSTLMTGWQKKEQTITYVSSIPRTKFSNPSYKKAIPEILQVLRAACIIHELPLAQTWAACGQQGKRCRRHSDENCRYCISTIDAACHVNDPRVQIFHEACSEHHLLPGQGVAGKAFTTNQPCFLPDMGSSGEQEYPLSHHAKIFRLKGVMAIRLRTTRTGTADFVLEFFLPTDCEAENEQKTVLNSLSGTVQSLCRTLRMVTNKEMQDDAMWEMNKISSLGLQKNKKVKKRKPMARRSPVWKSFTEIIVGDTAKAKCNHCDLELCCDSKNGTSSLRSHLKRCKLNPNNRITGPI from the exons ATGGAACCTGCAAGGAGCACAACGTCGGCCGAGGGCGCAGACATCTGCTTGAACGACCTGGACAATCCGTCGACTCAACTGGCGATCGACGCGTCAAGCTATCCCAACATCGACTTGGACAACCTGGACCTGGACCAGCTACTTCTCCCCAGCTCCCCTGAATTGGCCATCGACGGGTCAAGCTCTCCCAACATCGACTGGGCCGCCGCCCTGGAAAACATACCTCTATATATCGGTCCGTGCCCTGAACCTGAAGTGGCAACCATCGCTCCAAGTTCTCCCTCCATCCTCCCCTCAGATGCCGAAACCACCATGGCGTTGGCGTCCCAAGGTGCGATGAGTCGCTCAGATTCGGATGAGCAGCTCCACCGCGACAACACCTGTCTTCAAGTGGCGACCATCGCTTCACGCCCACTCAGCCCCTATGTTTCTGCTGCCCCGACCTTCACCTCAGATGCCACCACAAGCAACAGCGGAGCGCCTCTGCGCCTGCCAAGTACAAGCACCACGCCGTCCCAAGGTGCAGGCGTCAAAAAAAATGAAGAAGCTTTAGCCCTTCGTCTTTTTTTTGAGCTGACGATCACTCTAGACTCCATGCTGTGTAAACTGGAGTGTAATCGGGAGCTTCTTTCATCCATGCTGTGTAAACTGGAGTGTAAAGTGCAGCTTCTTTGCTGCATGATGCATAACCTAATTGTCAAG TCGACGCTGATGACCGGCTGGCAAAAGAAGGAGCAGACGATCACATATGTTTCAAGCATTCCGCGCACAAAG TTCAGTAATCCTTCATACAAAAAAGCTATACCGGAGATATTACAAGTATTAAGAGCAGCCTGCATCATACACGAGCTACCATTAGCACAAACATGGGCCGCCTGTGGTCAACAAGGGAAACGGTGCAGACGCCACTCAGATGAGAACTGCCGATACTGCATCTCTACCATTGATGCAGCATGCCACGTGAATGACCCTCGGGTGCAGATTTTCCATGAGGCCTGCTCTGAGCACCACCTTCTGCCAGGGCAAGGGGTTGCAGGGAAAGCCTTCACCACAAACCAGCCCTGCTTCCTACCAGACATGGGATCTTCAGGTGAACAGGAGTACCCATTATCTCACCATGCTAAGATCTTCAGGTTAAAAGGTGTGATGGCAATCCGATTAAGAACCACACGCACTGGGACGGCAGACTTCGTCTTGGAGTTCTTCCTGCCGACAGACTGTGAAGCAGAAAATGAGCAGAAGACGGTGCTGAATTCCTTGTCGGGAACCGTGCAAAGTCTATGCCGAACACTACGCATGGTTACAAACAAGGAGATGCAGGACGACGCAATGTGGGAAATGAATAAGATCAGCTCGCTTGGTCTTCAGAAGAACAAGAAGGtgaagaaaagaaaaccaatggCACGAAGATCACCTGTGTGGAAAAGCTTTACAGAGATCATAGTTGGAGATACTGCTAAGGCTAAGTGCAACCATTGTGATCTTGAGCTTTGCTGTGATTCAAAAAACGGTACATCCTCATTGAGATCTCATTTGAAAAGGTGCAAACTTAACCCCAATAATAGGATCACTGGCCCCATATAA